A region from the Ptychodera flava strain L36383 chromosome 10, AS_Pfla_20210202, whole genome shotgun sequence genome encodes:
- the LOC139142652 gene encoding trophoblast glycoprotein-like produces the protein MEVLKWPTYSRPEEKPISLLLSLLLSFICISSVIGDDHPVCPKTCSCSGTPTSGYDVKCVSVGFPEPNEGATQTFPEFTSTLAIVGNSDMGDLPENPFGNLPELKKLDLSNNSITSVEVKTFQGRHLPALEELILDHNDLTFEHSKMLNSLDKLRNLSLKEAIFNATSIGSLNHALNRSYLPNLRNMWLDSNDLVVIPTTLFLVNGTKKAGQHLELISLRNNSIGHISPGTFDPTNLVYLRILDLSNNGIRKFQKDELDDFDGFSNLTLQLYPNPFSCDCSLRYFHSWLSKTNVTVVDKNLLTCADGYPNAKMRVVEVEESALQCDHPPSVQHYVEPSYVVLGIILSFLIACLLGVVFLRRNQIKTTCSAIFRAARDSLESGPYGDHRGYTDISKSGRESPDPPEVHL, from the coding sequence ATGGAGGTATTGAAATGGCCTACGTACTCGCGACCAGAGGAAAAACCAATCTCACTTTTGTTGTCGTTGCTTTTAAGTTTCATTTGTATCAGTTCTGTGATCGGTGACGACCACCCTGTGTGCCCGAAGACTTGTAGCTGCAGTGGAACACCGACGTCTGGGTACGACGTAAAATGTGTAAGCGTTGGGTTCCCGGAGCCCAACGAAGGTGCAACGCAAACTTTCCCGGAGTTCACGTCAACGTTGGCGATAGTCGGGAACTCAGACATGGGAGACTTGCCGGAGAATCCCTTCGGCAATCTGCCTGAACTTAAAAAACTTGATTTGTCGAACAACAGCATAACGTCAGTGGaagtgaaaacatttcaagggAGGCATCTGCCGGCCCTTGAAGAGCTAATACTTGATCATAACGACCTTACTTTCGAGCATAGCAAAATGTTAAACAGTTTGGACAAACTGCGGAATCTCAGTCTGAAGGAAGCCATATTCAACGCCACTTCTATTGGGTCGCTGAACCATGCACTCAACCGGTCGTACTTGCCAAATCTAAGAAATATGTGGCTGGATTCAAACGATCTGGTGGTCATACCGACGACTCTGTTCCTAGTTAACGGAACCAAAAAGGCGGGCCAGCACTTGGAACTGATTTCGCTGAGAAACAACAGCATCGGTCACATATCACCCGGCACGTTTGACCCAACTAACTTGGTGTACCTCAGAATACTCGATTTGAGTAACAATGGAATTCGCAAATTCCAAAAGGATGAACTGGACGATTTCGACGGCTTCTCCAACCTGACTTTACAACTGTACCCGAACCCCTTTTCGTGCGACTGCAGCCTTAGATATTTCCACAGCTGGCTGTCGAAGACCAACGTAACCGTTGTGGATAAAAACTTGCTCACCTGTGCTGATGGGTATCCTAATGCCAAAATGCGAGTGGTTGAAGTTGAAGAATCGGCTCTCCAATGCGACCACCCACCGTCAGTTCAGCATTACGTTGAACCCTCCTATGTGGTTCTTGGTATTATCTTGTCCTTTCTCATCGCTTGCCTTCTCGGTGTAGTTTTCCTCAGGAGGAACCAAATCAAGACAACTTGTTCAGCCATATTCCGAGCTGCCAGAGATTCGCTTGAAAGCGGACCATATGGGGATCATCGTGGTTACACAGACATTTCAAAGAGTGGAAGAGAGTCTCCCGACCCACCAGAAGTCCATCTCTAA